Proteins from a genomic interval of Flammeovirgaceae bacterium SG7u.111:
- a CDS encoding endonuclease/exonuclease/phosphatase family protein: MKLLAIPFLILMSAFSLSAQKLELRAISFNIRYDSPKDAEEGNGWERRKPRVAELIRFHQPDVVGMQEVLKHQAGDLAEVLPNYGWVGVGRDNGKTKGEYSPIFYRKNKFELVETETFWLAERTDKPGKSWDAALPRIMTWAKLKVIESGEEFFVFNTHFDHKGEVARVESAKLIVKKVEEIAGDSPFVITGDFNCSPVSDPFETLVASSLIMDSFLNSEAIPYGPEGSFSSSFEAGKENQERIDHIFVRSGAKVIKCAVLTDNYRGKYPSDHLPVLADIEF, from the coding sequence ATGAAATTACTAGCTATTCCCTTTTTGATTTTGATGTCCGCTTTTTCCTTGTCAGCTCAAAAGCTGGAACTAAGAGCAATTAGTTTTAATATTCGTTACGATAGCCCGAAAGATGCAGAAGAGGGAAATGGTTGGGAAAGGAGAAAACCGAGAGTTGCCGAGCTTATCCGTTTTCATCAGCCCGATGTGGTTGGGATGCAGGAAGTATTGAAGCACCAAGCGGGTGACCTAGCGGAAGTCCTGCCCAACTATGGCTGGGTAGGAGTAGGAAGGGACAATGGGAAAACGAAAGGGGAATATTCCCCAATTTTCTATAGAAAAAATAAATTTGAACTGGTTGAAACGGAGACTTTTTGGCTAGCAGAAAGAACGGATAAGCCGGGTAAGAGCTGGGATGCGGCCTTGCCAAGAATTATGACTTGGGCGAAGTTAAAAGTGATAGAAAGTGGCGAGGAGTTCTTCGTTTTCAATACCCATTTTGACCATAAGGGGGAAGTTGCCAGGGTAGAAAGTGCCAAGCTCATAGTAAAGAAAGTGGAAGAGATAGCTGGAGATTCACCTTTTGTGATTACAGGTGATTTCAATTGCAGCCCTGTTTCTGACCCATTTGAAACCCTTGTTGCCAGTTCTCTGATTATGGACTCATTTTTAAACTCAGAAGCAATTCCTTATGGGCCTGAAGGGAGTTTTAGTAGTAGCTTTGAGGCTGGGAAAGAAAATCAAGAACGCATCGACCATATTTTTGTAAGGTCGGGTGCGAAGGTGATAAAATGTGCGGTGCTCACCGATAATTATAGAGGAAAATATCCTTCTGATCATTTGCCGGTGTTGGCTGATATTGAATTTTAG
- a CDS encoding DNA alkylation repair protein: MTKEEAIARLEAYKNERGVANWERMGVRGMSSFGLGLTQIKKVGKEIGKDHGLALALWESTNFDVKTLAIIVEEPKKSKQGASGKTSGRPPFLDAVPCLL, translated from the coding sequence ATGACTAAAGAAGAAGCAATTGCCAGATTGGAGGCTTATAAAAATGAAAGAGGGGTGGCAAACTGGGAGCGAATGGGCGTGAGGGGAATGAGTTCTTTTGGCTTGGGGCTTACCCAAATTAAGAAAGTGGGTAAGGAAATAGGTAAAGACCATGGACTTGCACTTGCCCTTTGGGAATCCACAAATTTTGATGTGAAAACTTTGGCGATTATAGTAGAAGAACCTAAAAAAAGTAAGCAGGGAGCAAGTGGAAAAACAAGTGGGCGACCTCCATTTTTGGATGCTGTCCCATGCTTATTGTAG
- a CDS encoding DNA alkylation repair protein — translation MEKQVGDLHFWMLSHAYCSVMLPKVKFAVELAEEWHNEEDDLKRRCAYLLLYQIAKDNKKLPDSFFEPYLSLIESNIQQEENFVKDAMNTALLMIGQRSAALHARALGIAKKIGKIEVDYGDNSCQAADCVMHLGSDRVKKKVGLDV, via the coding sequence GTGGAAAAACAAGTGGGCGACCTCCATTTTTGGATGCTGTCCCATGCTTATTGTAGCGTGATGTTGCCCAAGGTGAAATTTGCAGTAGAACTAGCCGAAGAATGGCACAATGAAGAGGACGATCTTAAAAGGCGTTGCGCATACCTGCTTTTGTACCAAATAGCCAAGGACAACAAAAAGCTGCCCGATAGCTTTTTTGAACCGTACCTTTCCCTGATTGAAAGTAACATCCAACAAGAGGAAAACTTTGTGAAAGATGCGATGAACACCGCATTGCTCATGATAGGGCAACGAAGTGCTGCGCTCCATGCAAGAGCATTGGGTATTGCCAAAAAAATAGGCAAGATAGAGGTGGACTATGGAGATAATTCTTGCCAAGCTGCCGACTGCGTGATGCACTTGGGCAGCGATAGGGTAAAGAAAAAGGTCGGGTTAGACGTGTAG
- a CDS encoding CRISPR-associated endoribonuclease Cas6 produces MRIKIVFELKKNDLIPLDQQYILSLWFQNIFAESSKYCGGKKNFEFYTFSSLNPEGAWKTTHEAIKPFCRFFTLDFSVLIPESCFSELQNMFLGRMLHIGHRASDSLLMGSSYQGAILEVKEFEQEPHPVSSKTIKAISPILVTKEERSRKGKSINRYVAPESDEYQELFFKSMLRRYSKWCSENNSKFTFSNKTLQGMSLKYLGKQPKKVYVSLWEQTPQHERVTAYAYDFEIQTIPEIVDFGLEAGFGEMCQFGFGFCCF; encoded by the coding sequence ATGAGAATAAAAATTGTTTTTGAATTGAAAAAAAATGACCTGATCCCGCTAGATCAGCAATATATCCTTTCCTTGTGGTTTCAAAATATTTTTGCCGAAAGCTCAAAATACTGCGGTGGGAAAAAGAACTTTGAGTTCTATACCTTCTCTTCGCTCAATCCTGAAGGTGCTTGGAAAACCACACACGAGGCTATAAAACCTTTTTGCCGCTTTTTCACATTAGACTTTTCAGTACTCATACCAGAAAGCTGTTTTTCAGAGCTTCAAAATATGTTTTTGGGAAGAATGCTGCACATAGGCCACCGCGCATCCGATTCACTTCTGATGGGGTCGAGCTACCAAGGGGCAATCCTCGAAGTGAAAGAATTTGAGCAAGAACCTCACCCCGTAAGCTCAAAAACTATAAAAGCAATATCTCCAATTTTGGTCACTAAAGAAGAACGAAGTAGGAAAGGCAAGTCCATCAACAGGTATGTAGCTCCCGAATCAGACGAATACCAAGAATTATTCTTCAAATCGATGTTGCGCAGGTACTCAAAATGGTGTAGTGAAAACAATTCAAAGTTTACTTTTTCCAATAAAACACTCCAAGGGATGTCGTTGAAATATTTGGGAAAGCAACCTAAAAAAGTCTATGTTTCACTATGGGAACAAACCCCTCAGCATGAGCGAGTGACGGCTTACGCCTACGATTTTGAAATACAAACCATTCCAGAGATTGTAGATTTTGGACTAGAGGCCGGATTTGGAGAAATGTGCCAATTTGGATTTGGTTTTTGTTGTTTTTAA
- a CDS encoding serine hydrolase, which produces MNPNKYISIPHLTFFILFSLFSAQTLLAQKSIILKGRVTAKGSGEPMPYTNVALQKSNMGTITNLQGEFKLIIPSNTANDSLRISFIGYNTALFSLNNIGAFLDCQLTEDPLLLQEVFITDLSAQNILATALQKIPENYYGSAFLSKGFYRVSSTKNQEYIHLSEAVFDLFQSKVPHKKQQFKLDKMRAIKDEKASHGINMGLRVNSIFEFDVINQLGDFDLLNKKGLKNHDFVLEGTANYDDTKAFVLSFDQKDGKKIAGYKGKLFIDANTFAFLYIDYGISPKGLAYFSYGDKGTRVLMSLLDIHLKMDKDEYQLSYKKTGGKYYLNHVGNDARISFKSSRNHYEFELETRVDYLVTSIQTEAYTPFSSDELLGKGKFIENQNSMYDPDFWKNYNIILPDHDFASIAKDIEAKNKANDHKLKVEELKNKFPKEKEARLDSILSYYNSQDIFNGNVLVTYNNEILLQKSYNNELTQNKENSQFRIGSVAKTFTGMLIMMLQNEGKLSVKDSVGKFIPHYPHPQITLAQLLTHQSGIPNYLDNNNYLVKLFEKPYPLQEIVTQFCSDSLEFEPEAKFAYSNSGYVLLGLVIEKVTRKPLGEVLKEKIFSALGMKDTYFGQQEDTSNLAAAFMYGKPEPMYFPQNVGGAGGITSTSADLLKWSKALDENTLLSSDRKAEMWARRVKYEDWDADYGYGWMIDRFLFEESKKHEILYHPGTDFGFNSLFLKQPDEGITIILLNNTGDFPRFDIADLILTDLN; this is translated from the coding sequence ATGAACCCCAATAAATACATTTCCATTCCTCATCTTACTTTCTTTATACTGTTCTCCCTCTTCTCTGCCCAAACACTTTTGGCACAAAAAAGTATCATCCTAAAAGGAAGAGTAACAGCAAAAGGAAGTGGAGAACCCATGCCCTACACCAATGTAGCCCTTCAAAAAAGCAACATGGGGACTATAACCAACCTGCAAGGAGAATTTAAGCTAATTATCCCTTCAAACACTGCAAATGATAGCCTGAGAATCTCATTTATTGGATACAACACCGCTCTATTTTCCTTAAACAACATTGGTGCTTTCTTAGATTGCCAGCTCACAGAAGATCCTCTTTTGCTTCAAGAGGTATTTATCACCGACCTTTCTGCACAAAATATCCTCGCTACCGCTCTACAAAAAATTCCTGAGAATTATTACGGTTCCGCTTTTCTGAGCAAGGGCTTTTACCGGGTCTCTTCCACCAAAAACCAAGAATACATCCATCTGTCTGAAGCGGTTTTTGACCTTTTCCAGTCCAAAGTCCCACATAAAAAACAACAATTCAAATTAGATAAAATGCGGGCGATCAAAGATGAAAAAGCTTCCCATGGTATCAATATGGGCTTGAGGGTGAATTCAATTTTTGAGTTTGATGTGATCAACCAGCTAGGCGATTTTGATTTGCTCAATAAAAAAGGGTTAAAAAATCACGATTTTGTATTGGAAGGGACTGCAAACTATGACGATACAAAAGCATTTGTGCTCTCCTTCGACCAAAAGGACGGGAAGAAAATAGCGGGGTATAAAGGAAAGCTCTTCATCGATGCCAACACTTTTGCCTTTCTCTACATCGACTATGGAATAAGCCCAAAGGGTTTAGCCTATTTCAGCTATGGGGACAAGGGAACCCGTGTACTTATGTCTTTGCTCGATATCCACTTAAAAATGGATAAAGATGAATACCAGCTATCTTACAAAAAAACAGGTGGAAAATACTACCTCAACCATGTTGGAAACGATGCCCGTATTTCATTTAAGAGCTCTCGCAACCATTATGAGTTTGAGCTGGAAACAAGGGTGGATTACTTAGTGACTTCCATCCAGACAGAAGCCTATACCCCTTTCTCTTCAGACGAATTATTGGGAAAGGGCAAATTTATTGAAAACCAAAATTCGATGTACGACCCTGACTTTTGGAAAAATTATAACATCATTTTGCCCGACCACGATTTTGCTTCTATAGCGAAGGATATAGAAGCAAAAAATAAAGCTAACGACCACAAGCTGAAAGTTGAAGAGTTGAAAAACAAGTTCCCAAAAGAGAAGGAGGCAAGGCTAGATTCTATACTTTCCTACTACAACAGCCAAGATATTTTCAATGGAAATGTGTTGGTCACTTACAACAATGAAATACTTCTTCAAAAAAGCTACAATAATGAGCTCACCCAAAATAAAGAAAACTCACAGTTTAGGATAGGCTCGGTTGCCAAAACCTTCACGGGCATGTTGATTATGATGCTCCAAAACGAAGGAAAGCTTAGCGTTAAAGACTCGGTGGGAAAATTCATACCCCACTACCCACATCCTCAAATCACCTTGGCTCAGTTACTCACGCACCAATCGGGCATCCCAAATTACCTCGACAACAACAACTACCTAGTCAAGCTTTTTGAAAAGCCCTACCCTCTCCAAGAAATCGTTACCCAGTTTTGTAGCGATTCGCTAGAATTTGAGCCTGAAGCTAAGTTTGCCTACTCCAACTCCGGTTATGTACTCCTAGGTTTGGTAATAGAAAAAGTAACCAGAAAGCCTTTGGGAGAAGTGCTGAAAGAAAAGATATTCAGTGCATTGGGAATGAAGGACACTTATTTTGGGCAGCAAGAGGATACCTCTAACCTTGCCGCCGCATTTATGTACGGCAAACCAGAACCCATGTATTTCCCACAAAATGTTGGAGGTGCAGGAGGGATAACTTCCACCTCGGCGGATTTACTAAAATGGAGCAAAGCCCTTGACGAGAACACGCTACTAAGCTCCGATAGAAAAGCAGAAATGTGGGCAAGAAGGGTAAAGTATGAAGACTGGGATGCCGACTATGGATATGGCTGGATGATTGATCGGTTTTTATTCGAAGAATCGAAAAAGCATGAAATACTTTACCATCCTGGCACAGACTTCGGGTTCAACTCATTATTCCTCAAACAACCCGACGAAGGAATTACCATCATCCTGCTCAACAACACAGGAGATTTCCCAAGGTTCGATATAGCCGATTTGATTCTTACAGACTTAAATTGA
- a CDS encoding transposase, producing MKKSTINLLLVMTCMFVWACGGGSNNSEEAQQEEEVVEEESEEEQNPFAAMQNAMEQVETALEESGGNIEPVGFRKLKALLPEEAAGFERKSSEGEKAGAMGIKMSTATGEYEDGDGGQLDVSIVDMGSMTNFAGMGMAAWLMADIDRESDTEIERTFTYRGQKAYEQFNTEYKTGTLSFVVENRFVVSIESEGVEQEDVKEFAEEIDIDALAEMKDEGVKE from the coding sequence ATGAAAAAAAGTACGATTAATTTGCTGCTAGTAATGACATGTATGTTTGTATGGGCTTGCGGAGGCGGAAGCAACAACTCTGAAGAAGCCCAACAAGAAGAAGAGGTCGTTGAAGAAGAAAGCGAAGAAGAACAAAATCCTTTTGCCGCTATGCAAAATGCCATGGAACAAGTGGAAACTGCTTTGGAAGAAAGCGGGGGTAATATTGAGCCTGTTGGTTTCAGAAAACTAAAAGCACTCTTGCCCGAAGAAGCTGCGGGTTTTGAACGCAAAAGCTCTGAAGGAGAAAAAGCAGGTGCAATGGGAATAAAAATGTCAACCGCTACGGGTGAGTATGAAGATGGAGACGGTGGGCAATTAGATGTGAGCATAGTAGACATGGGCTCTATGACCAACTTTGCCGGCATGGGTATGGCAGCTTGGCTTATGGCAGACATAGACCGCGAGTCCGATACCGAAATAGAACGCACGTTTACCTACAGAGGACAAAAAGCTTATGAGCAGTTTAACACTGAATACAAAACAGGAACACTTTCTTTTGTAGTGGAGAACAGATTTGTGGTAAGTATAGAATCGGAAGGTGTAGAACAAGAGGATGTGAAAGAATTTGCCGAAGAAATTGACATAGATGCTCTTGCCGAGATGAAAGATGAAGGAGTAAAAGAGTAA
- a CDS encoding histidinol-phosphatase, protein MTWTNYHSHCHYCDGKEAPEKHLESAIEKGLICYGFSSHTPVPFDSVWNMKNEDFPKYLAEINALKKKYEDQIEVYVGLETDYVPGLLKIDQEEKENLGLDYTVGSIHFTGEKKNGGPCEIDGPHNTFLEGLQTSYEGDVEAFISRYFELTRMMLKEACPDVLGHMDKIKMQDEDGKLFSETANWYQKAVLETLEEISNSGVIVEVNTRGVYKKKTVETYPSKWILEHLLELKVPIMLNSDSHVPSEITSYFGETAEILQNIGFKELMILKEGNWQPAEYSKDGLKL, encoded by the coding sequence ATGACTTGGACAAATTACCACAGCCACTGCCACTACTGCGACGGCAAAGAAGCCCCAGAAAAACACCTAGAAAGCGCCATTGAAAAAGGGTTGATTTGCTATGGATTTTCCTCACACACTCCCGTTCCCTTCGACTCGGTGTGGAACATGAAAAATGAGGATTTTCCTAAATACCTTGCTGAAATCAACGCCCTGAAGAAAAAATACGAAGACCAAATAGAGGTCTACGTGGGGCTAGAAACGGATTATGTGCCGGGATTGCTTAAAATCGACCAAGAAGAAAAAGAAAATCTTGGGCTAGATTACACCGTTGGCTCTATTCATTTTACAGGGGAAAAGAAAAATGGCGGACCTTGCGAGATAGACGGGCCACACAACACATTTTTAGAAGGCTTGCAGACAAGCTACGAAGGAGATGTAGAGGCGTTTATCAGCCGTTATTTTGAACTCACCCGCATGATGCTCAAAGAGGCTTGCCCCGACGTGCTTGGGCACATGGACAAAATAAAAATGCAAGACGAAGACGGAAAACTCTTTTCGGAAACAGCTAATTGGTACCAGAAGGCTGTTTTGGAAACTCTAGAAGAAATTTCCAACTCAGGCGTGATAGTAGAAGTAAATACCCGAGGGGTATATAAAAAGAAGACGGTCGAAACTTATCCTTCAAAGTGGATTTTGGAGCATTTGCTCGAACTGAAAGTCCCTATTATGCTTAATTCAGACTCACATGTTCCTTCCGAGATCACCTCGTACTTTGGCGAAACGGCAGAAATACTCCAAAACATTGGCTTTAAGGAATTAATGATATTGAAGGAGGGTAATTGGCAACCTGCTGAGTACAGTAAAGATGGGCTGAAGCTTTAA
- a CDS encoding 6-carboxytetrahydropterin synthase, which produces MRVTVSRKEHFNAAHRLNNPEWSEEQNQKIFGKCNNPNYHGHNYNLTVKVTGEIDPKTGYVIDLKILRDIIKAEVLEQFDHKNLNLDTEEFKELNPTAENIAVVIWQKISAKLDNKFDLKVILYETERNFVEYPAS; this is translated from the coding sequence ATGAGAGTAACCGTTAGTAGGAAAGAGCATTTTAACGCAGCGCACCGTTTGAATAACCCCGAATGGAGTGAAGAGCAAAACCAGAAGATTTTTGGAAAATGTAACAACCCAAATTATCATGGACATAACTACAACCTTACGGTAAAAGTAACTGGAGAGATTGACCCAAAAACAGGGTATGTGATAGACCTAAAAATACTGAGGGACATTATTAAAGCCGAAGTATTGGAGCAATTCGACCACAAAAACTTAAACCTCGACACCGAAGAATTTAAAGAGCTGAACCCCACTGCGGAAAATATAGCCGTGGTGATTTGGCAAAAAATTAGTGCAAAACTTGATAATAAATTTGATTTAAAAGTGATCCTTTATGAAACAGAACGGAATTTCGTTGAATACCCTGCATCATAA
- a CDS encoding sodium-dependent transporter, translating to MSINEQFSSRWGIILASLGMAVGAGNLWRFPRLAGQYGGTFIILWTVFLLVWSIPILMAEFAIGKQFKKAVVGSFAGMTGKKYTWMGVFITLCTLGITFYYSVVTGWALYYLGSSVGNAWAELSGGTTLAQELASNPDYLKLQWEGIANENVMIVALHIVSVGLGTLLLYRGVQNGLEKANKILIPMLFVMLIIISIIALNMENGINGLNYMFHVDVALFSNPTVWLEALSQSAWSTGAGWGLLMTISSYSRDKEDVTLNTFIGAFGNNTASIIAAMAILPSVFALAGTDAEALTLLRSGNQALSFMVIPELFAKIPGGAFLGIIFFVAFSLAAFSSLLPMLELLIKTLGDWGIDRHKAVLAGGVACIALGFPSAWSFEFFNNQDWVWGIGLIISGFFIAFSALKYGAFDFKAKFIDVDSDFSVSKYYFKICLMVNVFLAVVLVYWWMSQGYSEYPWFDKAGNWNVIDTYSNATIVTQWGIVLLFGLVFNKWIYKKMG from the coding sequence ATGTCAATTAATGAACAGTTCAGTAGTAGGTGGGGAATTATTTTAGCATCGCTAGGAATGGCGGTAGGTGCGGGGAACCTGTGGCGTTTTCCACGCTTGGCAGGGCAATACGGTGGCACGTTCATTATACTTTGGACAGTGTTTTTACTCGTATGGTCTATCCCAATCCTCATGGCAGAATTTGCCATAGGTAAACAATTTAAGAAAGCTGTAGTCGGCTCCTTTGCAGGCATGACCGGCAAGAAGTACACATGGATGGGGGTTTTTATCACACTTTGTACCCTTGGAATCACTTTTTATTATTCAGTAGTAACAGGCTGGGCCCTGTATTATTTAGGATCATCGGTTGGGAATGCATGGGCAGAGCTTTCGGGTGGCACTACTCTAGCCCAAGAACTAGCTTCCAATCCTGACTATCTCAAGCTCCAATGGGAAGGGATTGCCAATGAAAATGTGATGATCGTAGCGCTGCATATAGTAAGTGTGGGCTTAGGTACTTTACTCCTGTACCGAGGAGTTCAAAATGGCTTAGAAAAGGCAAATAAGATTCTTATCCCAATGCTTTTCGTCATGCTCATTATCATTAGTATCATTGCTCTTAACATGGAGAATGGTATCAATGGGCTTAATTACATGTTTCATGTAGATGTAGCGTTATTTTCCAACCCAACGGTATGGTTAGAAGCGCTTTCACAATCGGCTTGGTCGACTGGGGCCGGCTGGGGCTTGCTCATGACCATCTCTTCTTACTCCCGAGACAAGGAAGACGTAACACTCAATACGTTTATAGGTGCATTTGGAAATAACACAGCTTCAATTATAGCGGCAATGGCTATTTTGCCTTCTGTTTTTGCCCTTGCAGGAACGGATGCAGAAGCGCTTACCTTGCTAAGGTCGGGGAATCAAGCTCTTTCCTTTATGGTGATTCCAGAACTGTTTGCCAAAATACCCGGTGGAGCATTTTTAGGTATCATCTTCTTTGTTGCTTTTTCATTAGCTGCATTCAGCTCTCTTTTGCCAATGCTCGAACTGCTCATCAAGACCTTGGGCGACTGGGGTATAGACAGGCACAAAGCTGTTCTGGCAGGAGGTGTTGCCTGTATAGCACTCGGCTTTCCTTCGGCTTGGTCTTTCGAGTTTTTCAACAACCAAGACTGGGTTTGGGGAATTGGCTTGATCATTTCAGGCTTTTTTATCGCCTTTTCTGCACTCAAATATGGTGCTTTCGATTTTAAAGCCAAGTTTATCGATGTCGACTCAGACTTTTCTGTTTCTAAGTATTATTTCAAAATCTGCCTCATGGTCAATGTGTTTTTGGCCGTGGTGCTCGTATACTGGTGGATGTCCCAGGGCTACAGCGAATACCCTTGGTTCGATAAAGCTGGCAACTGGAATGTGATAGACACTTATAGCAATGCCACTATTGTAACCCAATGGGGAATAGTATTGCTATTTGGGCTTGTGTTCAACAAATGGATTTACAAAAAAATGGGGTAA
- the folE gene encoding GTP cyclohydrolase I FolE — MKQNGISLNTLHHNGKGSQNVTEADLDFIDQLGDEHVGTSYDTPLRDDAFEMSDEEKIDKIESHFREIMDIMGLDLKDDSLMGTPRRVAKMYVKEIFSGLNPENKPDIKLFENKYRYNEMLVEKDISFYSSCEHHFVPIMGKAHVAYISNGKVIGLSKINRIVQYFAKRPQVQERMTVQIAEELKKTLGTEDVAIVIDAKHLCVSMRGVEDTTSSTVTSQYSGKFKDAKVKEEFLKYLGSL, encoded by the coding sequence ATGAAACAGAACGGAATTTCGTTGAATACCCTGCATCATAACGGCAAAGGTTCTCAAAACGTAACGGAAGCCGACTTAGACTTCATCGACCAATTGGGAGATGAGCATGTTGGAACTTCCTATGATACACCCTTGCGTGACGATGCGTTCGAAATGAGCGATGAAGAAAAAATCGATAAGATCGAATCTCATTTCCGAGAGATTATGGACATTATGGGGCTCGACCTCAAGGACGATAGCCTGATGGGCACGCCTAGGCGAGTTGCAAAAATGTACGTAAAAGAGATTTTCAGTGGGCTAAACCCTGAAAATAAGCCCGACATCAAGCTTTTCGAAAACAAATACCGCTACAATGAAATGTTGGTGGAAAAAGACATCAGCTTTTATTCTAGTTGTGAGCACCATTTTGTGCCCATTATGGGCAAAGCGCATGTGGCTTACATTTCCAACGGAAAGGTAATTGGGCTTTCGAAGATCAACCGAATAGTGCAGTATTTTGCCAAAAGACCGCAGGTACAAGAGCGCATGACGGTGCAAATAGCCGAAGAGCTTAAAAAGACGTTGGGCACTGAAGATGTTGCTATTGTAATAGATGCAAAGCACCTCTGTGTTTCTATGCGTGGTGTGGAAGACACCACAAGTTCGACCGTTACCTCACAATATAGCGGCAAGTTTAAAGATGCTAAAGTGAAGGAGGAGTTTTTAAAATATTTGGGATCTTTATAG
- a CDS encoding NAD(P)/FAD-dependent oxidoreductase yields the protein MEKYDVCVIGSGMAGLTAASLLTKKGLRVGVLEHNYLPGGCTSSYWRKGFVFETGATTLVGMDEHMPLRHLVNEIGLEIPMKKLQLPMQVHLANGKKINRYENLEEWIAEAERVFGKKNQRAFWEFCYDVSEFVWETSLKQKAFPPENISDLMQAASNADLKQVRYATWALMSMKKLLKRYGLLENKAFVDFVNEQLLITAQNHISEVNVLFGAAALCYTNYGNYYVDGGLINLVKPIVHYLKENESRVHLRNTVEKVTQKDDGYLIHTKKQGDIACDFVISAIPLNNTLPIFENIPKPAFSEKELKPALLNSAFQLGIGYEPHKKLPTLHHQIHLEEPLPEIGSASIFLSISHPEDHTRTDEPGQGVASVSTHISQPNSRSAIDKEKVEAAILNKLEELDFIRKDHIIYTHSSAQKSWEKWTGRAFGFVGGYPQYMKIKPWQMPGNRLDGKGAYICGDSTYPGQGIPGVTLSGIIVADKFMRDQKSYLKRKKYEREMSLL from the coding sequence ATGGAAAAGTATGACGTGTGCGTGATAGGTAGTGGGATGGCGGGGCTTACGGCGGCTTCGCTTCTTACCAAAAAAGGGTTGAGGGTAGGTGTGCTGGAGCACAATTACCTGCCCGGTGGCTGCACCAGTTCTTATTGGCGGAAAGGGTTTGTGTTTGAAACAGGCGCCACTACACTGGTTGGTATGGACGAGCATATGCCCTTGCGCCATCTGGTAAATGAAATTGGTTTGGAAATACCTATGAAAAAGTTGCAGTTGCCCATGCAAGTGCACCTTGCCAATGGAAAAAAAATTAACAGGTACGAGAACTTGGAAGAATGGATTGCCGAAGCCGAAAGGGTTTTTGGAAAGAAGAACCAGCGCGCATTTTGGGAGTTTTGTTACGATGTAAGCGAGTTTGTGTGGGAAACTTCGCTTAAGCAGAAGGCCTTCCCTCCCGAAAATATATCAGATTTGATGCAAGCAGCGTCGAATGCTGACCTCAAACAAGTGCGGTATGCAACATGGGCGCTCATGTCCATGAAAAAACTTCTTAAGCGCTATGGGTTACTTGAGAACAAAGCTTTTGTCGATTTTGTAAATGAACAGTTGCTTATCACCGCTCAAAACCATATTTCGGAAGTGAATGTCCTTTTTGGGGCGGCGGCTCTCTGCTACACCAACTATGGGAATTATTATGTAGACGGCGGGCTTATAAATTTGGTGAAACCAATTGTACATTATTTGAAAGAAAACGAATCGAGGGTGCATTTGCGCAATACAGTGGAAAAGGTGACCCAGAAGGACGATGGCTATCTTATTCACACAAAAAAGCAGGGAGATATTGCGTGTGATTTTGTGATATCGGCAATTCCTCTCAACAACACCTTGCCAATTTTCGAAAATATCCCGAAGCCTGCTTTCTCTGAAAAAGAACTAAAACCAGCACTGCTCAACAGTGCTTTCCAGCTAGGCATAGGTTACGAGCCGCACAAAAAACTCCCAACCCTCCACCATCAAATCCATTTGGAAGAACCACTGCCCGAAATTGGTTCGGCGAGTATTTTCCTAAGCATCAGTCACCCCGAAGACCATACCCGCACCGATGAACCCGGACAAGGAGTCGCTTCCGTCAGTACGCATATTTCCCAGCCCAACTCAAGGTCCGCCATAGACAAAGAAAAGGTGGAAGCTGCTATTTTGAATAAGTTGGAAGAACTGGATTTTATTCGAAAAGACCACATTATTTATACGCACTCATCTGCCCAGAAAAGCTGGGAAAAATGGACGGGGAGAGCCTTCGGTTTTGTAGGTGGCTACCCGCAATACATGAAGATAAAACCTTGGCAAATGCCGGGAAACAGGCTGGATGGAAAAGGGGCGTACATTTGTGGGGACAGCACCTATCCGGGTCAGGGTATTCCGGGAGTAACGCTTAGTGGGATAATTGTAGCCGATAAATTTATGAGGGATCAGAAGAGTTATTTGAAAAGGAAAAAATATGAAAGGGAGATGAGCTTGCTTTAG